CCTCGAAGACGGCGACCCGCTCTCGGCGTTTCCGGTCTCCCGATTCCGCCTCGACGCGCGACTCGTCGACCTCCGTCCGCTCGACGCCGAGGCGAGCATCTCCGCGGCTACGCTCTCGGCGGCGGCCCCGGACGACGCCGGCGACGGTTCCGATACCGACGCCGACTACGATGCGCTCGTCCTCCGAACCGGCTGGGACGCCCACTGGGGAACCGACCGGTACCACGAACACCCATCACTCTCGCCCGAAGCGGCTGCGTGGTGCGCCGACCGGGGCTATGACGTGGCGCTCGACTGCGCCAGCCCCGACCCGTTCGGTAGCACTGAAC
This genomic stretch from Haloprofundus salilacus harbors:
- a CDS encoding cyclase family protein gives rise to the protein MQDLSHPLSAETPVYPGDPLVRLDPHATHAADGYRVTDIRVGSHAGTHVDAPSHVLEDGDPLSAFPVSRFRLDARLVDLRPLDAEASISAATLSAAAPDDAGDGSDTDADYDALVLRTGWDAHWGTDRYHEHPSLSPEAAAWCADRGYDVALDCASPDPFGSTELPAHRQLLGADRLVFENLRLADADLPERFRLQVYPLSFVGVDGSPVRAIADR